A genomic window from Candidatus Latescibacter sp. includes:
- a CDS encoding type II toxin-antitoxin system HicA family toxin, which produces MGKYEKLLIKILRGTYDANISFSNICQLLRKFGFDERTQGDHHIFTKDGAEEILNLQSKESKAKLYQVKQVRNFILKYKLKLEEKDDEQI; this is translated from the coding sequence ATGGGTAAATATGAAAAGCTATTGATAAAAATCTTACGAGGGACATATGATGCCAATATTTCTTTTTCAAACATATGCCAGTTATTGAGAAAGTTTGGATTTGATGAACGAACTCAAGGTGACCATCATATTTTCACCAAGGATGGCGCTGAAGAAATACTGAACTTGCAATCCAAAGAATCAAAAGCTAAGTTATATCAGGTAAAGCAAGTTCGTAATTTCATACTTAAATATAAATTGAAATTGGAGGAAAAAGATGATGAGCAGATATGA
- a CDS encoding type II toxin-antitoxin system HicB family antitoxin produces MMSRYEIIVYWSEEDKAFIAEVPELPGCMADGETYQKAISNAEVIIQEWIETAKELGRAIPQPKGRLMYA; encoded by the coding sequence ATGATGAGCAGATATGAAATAATCGTTTATTGGAGCGAGGAAGACAAGGCATTTATTGCTGAAGTCCCTGAATTGCCTGGATGTATGGCAGATGGAGAGACATATCAAAAAGCCATTTCAAACGCTGAAGTTATTATCCAGGAGTGGATTGAAACTGCCAAGGAATTAGGTCGTGCAATTCCTCAACCCAAAGGACGATTGATGTATGCCTAA
- a CDS encoding HEPN domain-containing protein: MPSREQVLRVVREWVKKAEQDMQAAVHMLSLGVVATTDIVCFHAQQCIEKYLKSVLVLNQIPVPKTHDIEQILSLIPDSDRFPMTTSEMRTMTAYAVDTRYPASEEISLEDARKAVALAERIRNAVREILPPEIDKPKQL, from the coding sequence ATGCCAAGCCGTGAACAGGTGCTTCGAGTTGTCAGGGAATGGGTCAAAAAGGCTGAACAAGATATGCAAGCGGCAGTTCACATGCTCTCATTGGGCGTTGTTGCTACAACCGATATTGTCTGCTTTCATGCGCAACAATGTATAGAGAAATATCTGAAATCCGTTTTGGTCTTAAACCAAATCCCCGTTCCCAAAACTCATGACATAGAGCAAATACTGAGTCTCATTCCCGATAGTGACCGGTTTCCCATGACAACCTCCGAGATGCGCACAATGACCGCCTATGCTGTCGATACCCGATATCCGGCTTCCGAGGAGATTTCATTGGAAGACGCCAGGAAAGCAGTGGCTCTTGCGGAACGGATTCGTAACGCGGTTCGTGAAATTTTGCCCCCTGAGATTGATAAACCAAAACAATTATAA
- a CDS encoding nucleotidyltransferase domain-containing protein produces the protein MLVSHNDIQEMIQTIKDRIIERFQPERIILFGSHARGDAGSDSDVDILVVIDMKGSKREKAIEIGSLLHDIPVAKDIIVSTSEEYEWRKDVTGTIEYPASHDGVILYAKP, from the coding sequence ATGTTAGTATCGCATAATGACATTCAGGAAATGATTCAAACCATTAAGGACAGAATCATCGAACGGTTCCAGCCGGAACGGATAATCCTTTTCGGCTCCCATGCCAGAGGCGATGCCGGTTCGGACAGCGATGTGGATATCCTGGTCGTGATTGATATGAAAGGCTCCAAACGCGAGAAAGCTATTGAAATTGGAAGTCTTCTCCACGATATTCCCGTGGCAAAGGACATTATTGTCAGCACCTCTGAAGAGTATGAGTGGCGGAAAGACGTAACCGGTACAATCGAGTATCCGGCAAGTCACGATGGAGTGATACTGTATGCCAAGCCGTGA
- a CDS encoding uroporphyrinogen decarboxylase family protein, translated as MTSRERVLTAINHEEPDRVPIHADFTPEAAEKLSRHLRLRNSTAEAYSGKVSELPLVMGHDILVAWHGIATSYYAREEKEYTCEWGIGWRWVDIPHGRYTEMVKRPLRDGNQLSSFSCPDPHESWRYDSARRLLTEHGSTHVIVGGMPCTLFEAAWYLRGYEEFLADLMLNKDFAHALLDKLYGFQLVTGKTLAGLGVDILWLGDDFGTQHSLIVSPDTWREFFKPRYASLIQEFRKIEPDVKIAYHSDGNIESLLPEYIEIGVDILNAVQPKSMDPAHLKQRFGKNLSFWGTVDIQDVMPFGSPHDVEEEVKLRIRTVGPGGGLILGPSHNFQPDVPLENILAFYGAVREYGNYPLG; from the coding sequence ATGACCTCACGAGAACGGGTTCTGACCGCCATCAACCACGAAGAGCCGGACAGGGTCCCCATTCATGCGGATTTTACCCCCGAGGCCGCCGAAAAGCTCTCCCGGCATCTCAGGCTCCGGAACTCTACCGCCGAAGCCTACAGCGGCAAGGTCTCGGAACTTCCGCTGGTCATGGGGCACGACATCCTGGTGGCCTGGCATGGTATCGCCACGAGCTACTATGCCAGAGAAGAAAAGGAATACACCTGCGAATGGGGGATCGGCTGGCGCTGGGTTGACATCCCGCACGGCCGCTACACGGAGATGGTGAAACGCCCCCTCCGCGATGGAAACCAACTCTCCTCTTTCTCCTGTCCCGACCCTCACGAATCCTGGAGATATGATTCGGCCCGCAGGCTTCTCACTGAGCACGGCAGTACCCATGTCATTGTCGGAGGCATGCCCTGCACCCTGTTCGAAGCTGCCTGGTATCTGCGCGGTTATGAGGAATTCCTGGCAGACCTGATGCTGAACAAGGATTTCGCCCATGCTCTCCTGGATAAGCTTTACGGCTTTCAACTGGTTACCGGCAAGACCCTTGCAGGACTCGGAGTGGATATTCTCTGGCTGGGGGATGACTTCGGAACCCAGCATTCACTCATCGTTTCTCCGGATACATGGCGGGAATTCTTCAAACCCCGGTATGCCTCACTGATACAGGAATTCCGGAAGATAGAGCCCGATGTGAAAATCGCCTACCACAGCGACGGCAACATCGAAAGCCTCCTTCCCGAATACATCGAAATCGGTGTGGATATCCTGAACGCCGTCCAGCCGAAATCCATGGACCCGGCGCACCTGAAACAGCGCTTCGGAAAAAATCTAAGCTTCTGGGGCACAGTGGATATCCAGGATGTAATGCCCTTTGGCTCTCCCCATGATGTAGAGGAAGAAGTGAAACTGCGTATCAGGACGGTCGGGCCAGGCGGGGGACTTATCCTGGGGCCTTCGCACAATTTTCAGCCGGACGTGCCGCTGGAAAATATCCTTGCATTTTACGGCGCCGTCCGGGAATATGGGAACTATCCGCTGGGCTGA
- the dnaK gene encoding molecular chaperone DnaK, whose amino-acid sequence MAKTIGIDLGTTNSVVAVLEGGQPVVIPNQEGGRTTPSVVAFTDKGERLVGQIAKRQAITNPHRTVYSIKRFMGRKYNEVLNEIKTVPYKVEMGENETARVEIEGKHFSPPEISALILQKMKQTAEDYLGEKVTDAIVTVPAYFNDAQRQATKDAGRIAGLNVKRIINEPTAASLAYGLDKKHDEKIAVFDLGGGTFDISILELGDGVFEVLSTNGDTHLGGDDFDQRLVDWLADNFKKQEGIDLRKDPMALQRLKEAAEKAKIELSNTLQTDINLPFITADATGPKHLNITLTRATFEEMVKDLIERARKPVENALRDAGQSSQQIDEVILVGGSTRIPKVVDLVREMFGKEPHKGVNPDEVVALGAAIQGGVLTGEVKDILLLDVTPLSLGIETLGGVFTKLIERNTTIPTKKSEVFSTAADSQTSVEIHVLQGEREMAADNRTIGRFHLDGLPPAPRGIPQIEVTFDIDANGILNVSAKDRATSKEQNIRIEASSGLNESEIQKMVKDAQVHANEDKQKRDEIQTRNQTDQLVYQTEKNLKDLGDRLDADAKAKVEAALERARQALKGTDAREIASARDGLTAAWHEASTKLYSQGGPGGPGGPGAQGGPGGAEGAPPTGEPKGQEKGTKGGGSPVDADYEVMD is encoded by the coding sequence ATGGCAAAAACAATTGGCATTGATTTGGGGACAACCAACTCGGTGGTGGCTGTACTCGAAGGAGGGCAGCCGGTTGTTATTCCGAACCAGGAAGGCGGGAGAACAACCCCGAGCGTGGTTGCTTTTACAGATAAAGGCGAAAGGCTGGTCGGCCAGATCGCCAAACGGCAGGCTATAACCAATCCCCACCGTACCGTCTATTCCATCAAAAGGTTCATGGGGAGAAAATACAATGAAGTCCTGAACGAAATCAAGACGGTTCCCTACAAAGTGGAAATGGGAGAAAACGAGACTGCCCGGGTCGAAATAGAGGGAAAGCATTTTTCTCCGCCGGAGATATCCGCTCTCATTCTTCAGAAGATGAAACAGACCGCGGAAGATTATCTTGGCGAGAAGGTTACCGATGCCATTGTAACCGTCCCCGCCTATTTCAACGATGCCCAACGTCAGGCCACCAAAGATGCCGGCCGTATCGCGGGTCTTAATGTAAAGAGAATCATAAACGAACCGACCGCAGCTTCACTCGCCTATGGATTAGACAAAAAGCATGACGAAAAAATTGCTGTATTCGACCTTGGCGGCGGAACATTCGACATCTCCATACTGGAGCTTGGCGACGGGGTATTCGAGGTGCTGTCCACCAACGGAGATACGCATCTCGGGGGAGATGATTTCGACCAGCGGCTGGTGGACTGGCTGGCTGATAATTTCAAAAAACAGGAAGGAATCGATCTGAGAAAAGATCCGATGGCCCTTCAGCGGCTCAAGGAGGCTGCTGAAAAAGCCAAGATCGAGCTTTCGAACACCCTGCAGACAGACATCAACCTCCCGTTTATTACCGCGGACGCCACCGGCCCGAAACACCTGAATATTACCCTGACCAGGGCGACATTTGAGGAAATGGTCAAGGACCTCATCGAACGTGCGCGCAAGCCGGTTGAAAATGCCCTCCGGGATGCCGGACAGAGTTCACAGCAGATAGACGAGGTAATTTTAGTAGGAGGCTCCACCAGAATCCCGAAAGTAGTGGACCTTGTACGGGAGATGTTTGGCAAGGAACCGCACAAAGGGGTCAATCCTGATGAGGTTGTTGCACTCGGCGCGGCAATCCAGGGAGGTGTTTTGACCGGTGAGGTGAAGGATATACTCTTATTGGATGTCACCCCTCTCTCTCTCGGAATCGAGACCCTTGGCGGAGTATTCACCAAGCTTATAGAACGGAACACCACCATTCCCACAAAGAAGAGCGAAGTATTCTCAACTGCCGCGGACAGCCAGACTTCGGTGGAAATCCATGTTCTCCAGGGGGAACGTGAGATGGCCGCCGACAACCGTACCATCGGTCGGTTCCATCTGGACGGCCTTCCTCCTGCGCCGCGGGGGATTCCGCAGATTGAGGTTACCTTTGACATTGACGCCAACGGAATATTGAATGTGTCCGCCAAGGACCGGGCGACATCCAAGGAGCAGAATATACGTATCGAAGCTTCCAGCGGCCTGAATGAGTCCGAAATCCAGAAGATGGTTAAAGATGCCCAGGTTCACGCCAATGAGGATAAGCAGAAACGCGATGAAATTCAAACCCGCAACCAGACCGACCAACTCGTGTATCAGACGGAAAAAAACCTGAAGGATCTGGGAGACCGTCTGGATGCTGACGCCAAAGCGAAGGTGGAGGCTGCGCTTGAACGGGCAAGACAAGCGCTGAAAGGAACGGATGCACGGGAAATCGCTTCGGCTCGCGACGGTCTCACGGCGGCCTGGCACGAAGCGTCTACCAAGCTTTACAGTCAGGGTGGGCCGGGTGGACCCGGCGGTCCTGGGGCGCAGGGTGGTCCGGGAGGTGCTGAAGGCGCTCCACCCACGGGAGAACCAAAGGGGCAGGAAAAGGGTACCAAAGGCGGAGGCTCCCCGGTTGATGCTGATTACGAGGTAATGGATTAA
- the groES gene encoding co-chaperone GroES — protein sequence MKIKPLADRVIVKPSDSAENKTPGGIIIPDTAKEKPQEGKIVAVGPGRIDENGKIIPMNVKVGENVLYSKYGGSELKYEGEEYLIMSESDILAVIE from the coding sequence TTGAAAATTAAACCTTTGGCAGACAGAGTCATTGTGAAACCTTCCGATTCTGCGGAAAACAAAACCCCCGGTGGAATTATTATCCCCGACACCGCGAAAGAAAAACCTCAGGAAGGTAAGATTGTGGCCGTAGGACCCGGCAGGATCGATGAAAATGGCAAGATCATACCCATGAATGTCAAGGTCGGAGAAAATGTTCTCTACTCCAAGTACGGCGGTTCCGAGCTGAAGTATGAAGGCGAGGAATACCTCATCATGTCCGAATCCGATATTCTTGCAGTAATCGAATAA
- the groL gene encoding chaperonin GroEL (60 kDa chaperone family; promotes refolding of misfolded polypeptides especially under stressful conditions; forms two stacked rings of heptamers to form a barrel-shaped 14mer; ends can be capped by GroES; misfolded proteins enter the barrel where they are refolded when GroES binds): MAKNILYNSDARAKLKSGVDQMANAVKVTLGPKGRNVILDKKFGAPTVTKDGVSVAKEIELKDKYENIGAQMLKEVATKTSDVAGDGTTTAIVLAQAIFAEGLKNVTAGSNPMELKKGIDLAVRATVENLVKISRPVSGKKEIAQIGTISANNDSTIGDLIAQAMDKVGKDGVITVEEAKSIETTLEVVEGMQFDRGYISPYFATNPDTMEAVLEDAMILIHDKKVSGMKELLPILEKVSQMGLNLLIISEDIEGEALATLVVNKLRGVLRVAAVKAPGYGDRRKAMLQDIAVLTGGKVISDEIGFKLENVQISDLGKAARITIDKDNTTLVKGGGNPDEIKGRINQIRNQIEETTSDYDREKLQERLAKLSGGVAIINVGAATEIEMKEKKARVEDALHATRAAVEEGIVVGGGVALLRSIDAVSKVKATGDVAVGVEIVKKALREPAKQIANNAGVEGSIVVMKILELTENQGFNAALEKYEDLIEAGVIDPTKVVRTALENAASISALLLTTEAIVAEIPEDKESSMPAGGPHGGGMGGMGGMY, encoded by the coding sequence ATGGCAAAAAATATTCTTTACAATTCAGATGCACGGGCCAAACTCAAATCAGGTGTAGATCAGATGGCCAATGCAGTCAAGGTAACCCTGGGACCGAAAGGCCGCAATGTGATTCTCGACAAGAAATTCGGCGCTCCCACGGTCACCAAGGACGGAGTCAGCGTGGCCAAGGAAATCGAGCTCAAGGATAAATATGAGAACATAGGCGCCCAGATGCTCAAGGAAGTCGCCACAAAGACTTCCGATGTCGCAGGCGACGGTACCACCACTGCAATAGTGCTTGCCCAGGCAATTTTTGCCGAAGGTTTAAAAAATGTGACCGCAGGCTCGAATCCCATGGAACTGAAAAAAGGAATCGACCTCGCTGTCAGAGCGACAGTGGAGAATCTCGTCAAGATTTCCCGCCCGGTGTCCGGAAAAAAAGAAATCGCCCAGATCGGCACAATCTCTGCCAATAATGACAGTACTATCGGCGATCTGATCGCCCAGGCCATGGATAAGGTGGGCAAAGACGGCGTCATCACTGTGGAAGAAGCGAAGAGCATCGAGACCACACTCGAGGTGGTCGAGGGCATGCAGTTCGACCGCGGCTATATCTCCCCCTATTTTGCGACCAACCCCGACACGATGGAAGCGGTTCTGGAAGACGCCATGATCCTCATCCATGACAAGAAGGTTTCCGGAATGAAAGAGCTTCTTCCCATCCTGGAGAAGGTCAGTCAGATGGGCCTGAATCTCCTCATAATCTCCGAGGATATCGAGGGCGAGGCGCTGGCGACACTGGTGGTCAACAAGCTCCGCGGCGTGCTCCGGGTGGCGGCTGTCAAGGCTCCCGGTTACGGCGACCGTCGCAAAGCCATGCTCCAGGACATTGCCGTTCTCACCGGCGGCAAGGTCATCTCCGATGAAATCGGGTTCAAGCTCGAGAATGTCCAGATTTCCGACCTGGGCAAAGCTGCCCGCATCACCATAGACAAAGACAACACCACCCTCGTCAAGGGCGGGGGCAACCCCGATGAAATCAAGGGCCGTATCAACCAGATTCGCAATCAGATCGAGGAAACAACCTCCGATTACGACCGTGAAAAGCTCCAGGAACGTCTGGCCAAGCTCTCCGGCGGTGTGGCGATTATCAATGTGGGCGCCGCAACCGAAATCGAAATGAAGGAGAAGAAGGCCCGTGTCGAGGACGCTCTCCATGCCACTCGCGCGGCGGTTGAGGAAGGCATCGTGGTCGGCGGCGGAGTCGCTCTTCTTCGCTCGATTGACGCTGTGAGCAAGGTCAAAGCCACAGGTGATGTGGCGGTCGGCGTCGAGATCGTGAAGAAGGCGCTTCGTGAACCGGCCAAGCAGATTGCCAACAACGCCGGTGTCGAAGGCTCGATCGTGGTCATGAAGATCCTTGAACTGACCGAGAATCAGGGATTCAACGCCGCCCTCGAGAAGTATGAAGACCTGATCGAGGCCGGTGTCATCGATCCCACGAAAGTGGTTCGCACCGCTCTCGAGAATGCCGCTTCCATCTCCGCGCTCCTCCTCACCACAGAGGCGATAGTGGCGGAAATTCCGGAAGATAAGGAATCCTCAATGCCCGCCGGCGGCCCGCACGGCGGCGGAATGGGCGGAATGGGCGGAATGTACTAA
- a CDS encoding nucleotidyltransferase domain-containing protein, with protein sequence MNDRIHSILAMFEGDIPPLLRNNIVKILIFGSYARGEPTSESDLDIAVIVTKKIPKMVQMLDDCAYRVMWEYDFDPVISLKVFSEDEFSEAVRCGFSFYRNVLDKGIPV encoded by the coding sequence ATGAATGATCGGATACACTCAATCCTGGCGATGTTCGAAGGTGATATTCCACCGTTGCTCCGTAATAATATCGTCAAAATACTCATATTTGGATCGTATGCCAGGGGCGAACCCACGAGTGAGTCCGACCTTGATATAGCGGTTATAGTAACAAAAAAAATCCCCAAAATGGTCCAGATGCTGGATGATTGCGCATACCGGGTTATGTGGGAATATGATTTCGATCCGGTTATATCGCTGAAAGTGTTCTCGGAAGATGAGTTTTCCGAAGCGGTGCGGTGCGGCTTTTCTTTTTATCGCAACGTTCTCGACAAGGGGATACCGGTATGA
- a CDS encoding BlaI/MecI/CopY family transcriptional regulator, producing the protein MSELRLGRVQMRIMQVLWKKQRATAQEITDEINKLEPIKHSTVQTFLRVLAKKKIVAFDVEKRTFVYYPMANSESVTQSAVRNFIDTTFSGSLEGMISYIIKNVDISPEQLEKIKKLLDEEEKF; encoded by the coding sequence ATGTCCGAATTACGATTAGGCCGGGTGCAGATGAGAATCATGCAGGTTCTCTGGAAAAAACAGAGGGCGACTGCGCAGGAAATTACCGATGAGATAAATAAGCTGGAGCCGATAAAACACAGCACAGTTCAGACCTTTCTCAGGGTGCTTGCGAAAAAGAAGATTGTAGCATTTGATGTTGAGAAACGCACATTCGTGTATTACCCGATGGCAAACAGCGAAAGTGTCACACAGAGCGCGGTCAGAAATTTTATCGACACCACCTTTTCCGGCTCGCTTGAAGGTATGATCTCCTACATCATCAAAAATGTTGACATATCTCCCGAACAGTTGGAAAAAATCAAAAAATTACTGGATGAAGAGGAAAAATTCTGA
- a CDS encoding M56 family metallopeptidase has translation MWAFDSFDRLIVWSNVMAPILADLMLYSTIIGGIGLLGARLLKKRGAVYQSVFLRLSLLAILITPMAALVLSSFDVMGIRLPMAQVKRPDTIRVFAAPNASAPVQKNLTFKQPAPQEPVRTNDTPIRGKDLQNRKTSQASSTDIGAAASNPDDSHMKKESPLSSPGGNSISPGKVKEINKPGMFAALFPFLYVTISLVWILVSLILLLKAVFHNLYIKYLLLTAYDANPAHVKTCRALAEELHVKPPRVLQSPRVKRSFLAGFFSPTIVLPLHENEVSMSSREVFLHEFAHMIRRDHLWNLVCQMGKIILPLQPLMWLLAREIEVTSEYVCDDYVVVYGKSNKKYAFQLYSMAKMLQAERREVSAGVGIFSVRSYLLKRIERILDQSHSRFLTLKFHEMLSFIVLFLSFVVLTGFISFKGEALKRKAMNGNSYSRGNTHSLSLTNKTQENQPSSADFKSVSEKSATPTGVTSRENQKENAVSPKTENLSEDASSPYDILVQSDSPVVSNPFLALLTTEPNSDTQAAPVTNTPAASVPELKLESAADVSVPTGRTDGKSSNETKEHLGSHNALVKPEPIEMKINPGIAANIIPAGIKSEQFASVVTLTQNFRSLTPLDMRARTLQYTSASASQLDPVWSPDGKSIAFTDGQYGVWVVPAEGGEPVLVYDNYYKSSWHGIKFHSVGSMDTFGFTPDGQKLLFQYFLIDENRGTKVTMERDKYGSVTIYQIDGLVPVIMSVDIKTGTIAAVRQEAEKGQYSHNGRYLAFINYDHRYFTDPNESFHMQDLTVQDTGTGEIRYLTYGQYRIQNFCFAPDGVSVLAYMTPRDGSSSAGIYRIPLKGGKAEKLPVSLAGESGGNLQCSPDGRWIIYSEKRSDQHTIVYYDVLTGAERRKTLPAATKGVSLSPDGTKFCSVMDTGISEPVFKLFLSGSLNMPAGVQTIAPVGFAIRGNYPNPFNQSTVIEYTLPESGEVTLEIYNVLGQKVRRLVSETIQPGRHTARWDGRTDKGLTVSTGTYIMRLSMGKFVVTKNIMVLK, from the coding sequence ATGTGGGCCTTCGATTCTTTTGACCGGCTGATTGTCTGGTCAAACGTGATGGCGCCGATTCTGGCCGATCTCATGCTATATTCGACCATCATCGGAGGGATTGGGCTTCTCGGCGCCCGTTTGCTGAAGAAGCGAGGGGCGGTGTATCAATCAGTGTTCCTGCGGCTCAGTCTTCTCGCAATCCTCATAACCCCTATGGCCGCGCTTGTTTTATCTTCATTTGATGTAATGGGTATCCGCCTGCCAATGGCGCAGGTAAAAAGACCGGATACTATCAGGGTGTTTGCGGCCCCGAATGCCTCCGCTCCGGTGCAAAAGAATCTCACATTTAAGCAACCTGCTCCGCAAGAACCAGTTCGCACCAATGACACCCCTATCCGAGGGAAAGACTTACAAAATCGAAAAACCTCGCAGGCGTCTTCAACTGACATAGGCGCAGCGGCTTCAAATCCCGATGATTCACACATGAAGAAAGAATCGCCGCTCTCTTCTCCTGGCGGAAACAGCATTTCGCCCGGGAAAGTTAAGGAAATCAACAAGCCTGGGATGTTTGCCGCTCTGTTTCCGTTTCTCTATGTGACGATTTCTCTTGTATGGATACTCGTTTCACTTATCCTTCTCCTTAAAGCTGTCTTCCACAATCTGTATATCAAATACCTGCTTCTCACCGCATACGATGCAAATCCGGCGCATGTAAAAACCTGCCGTGCTCTCGCCGAAGAATTGCATGTAAAGCCGCCCCGGGTTCTGCAGAGTCCCCGGGTAAAAAGATCCTTTCTGGCTGGTTTTTTTAGTCCCACGATTGTGTTACCGCTTCATGAAAATGAAGTTTCCATGTCGAGCCGTGAGGTGTTTCTTCATGAGTTTGCCCACATGATCCGCCGAGACCACCTCTGGAACCTGGTATGCCAGATGGGGAAGATTATTCTGCCGCTTCAGCCGCTCATGTGGCTTCTTGCCCGTGAAATAGAGGTAACAAGCGAATACGTATGCGATGATTATGTGGTGGTGTACGGAAAAAGCAATAAGAAATATGCTTTTCAGCTCTATTCTATGGCGAAAATGCTCCAGGCGGAGCGCCGTGAGGTATCCGCCGGAGTGGGAATTTTCTCGGTCCGCTCGTATCTCCTTAAACGGATCGAGCGGATTCTCGACCAGTCCCACTCCCGCTTTCTGACCTTGAAATTCCATGAAATGCTGTCATTTATCGTATTATTCCTTTCTTTCGTTGTGCTTACCGGTTTTATCAGTTTCAAAGGGGAGGCGCTCAAACGTAAGGCAATGAATGGGAATTCCTATTCCCGGGGAAACACGCATTCTTTATCGCTTACAAATAAAACTCAAGAAAATCAGCCATCATCTGCCGATTTTAAAAGTGTTTCAGAGAAATCTGCTACCCCAACAGGCGTTACTTCACGTGAGAATCAAAAAGAAAATGCCGTTTCTCCAAAAACTGAGAATCTTTCGGAAGATGCTTCTTCTCCCTATGATATACTTGTACAAAGCGATTCCCCGGTAGTTTCAAATCCTTTTCTTGCCTTGCTGACGACTGAACCCAATTCTGATACTCAGGCCGCACCGGTTACCAATACTCCGGCTGCTTCTGTCCCTGAACTGAAGCTTGAATCAGCAGCGGATGTCAGTGTTCCAACCGGAAGAACAGACGGTAAAAGCAGCAATGAAACGAAAGAGCACCTCGGTTCTCACAACGCTCTCGTAAAGCCTGAACCAATTGAAATGAAAATAAACCCTGGCATCGCCGCGAATATCATACCTGCCGGAATAAAATCTGAGCAGTTCGCCAGTGTGGTCACCCTTACCCAGAATTTCAGGAGCCTCACTCCTCTGGATATGCGGGCGAGGACACTGCAATACACTTCAGCAAGCGCCAGCCAGCTTGACCCGGTCTGGTCGCCGGACGGTAAATCCATCGCTTTCACCGACGGTCAGTACGGGGTCTGGGTCGTTCCGGCGGAGGGGGGAGAGCCGGTTCTTGTGTATGACAACTATTATAAATCGAGTTGGCATGGAATAAAATTCCATTCTGTGGGAAGTATGGATACTTTCGGGTTCACACCGGACGGACAGAAACTCCTGTTCCAGTATTTCCTTATAGATGAAAATAGGGGAACAAAGGTTACCATGGAGCGGGACAAATACGGCAGTGTTACAATCTATCAGATCGATGGGCTGGTTCCGGTCATCATGAGCGTCGATATCAAGACCGGGACGATTGCCGCGGTGCGCCAGGAAGCGGAAAAAGGCCAATACAGTCATAATGGAAGGTATCTGGCATTTATCAACTACGATCACCGGTATTTCACCGATCCCAACGAATCCTTCCATATGCAGGACCTGACGGTTCAGGACACCGGAACGGGCGAAATCAGGTATCTGACCTATGGGCAGTATCGTATTCAAAACTTCTGTTTTGCGCCTGATGGTGTTTCGGTGCTCGCCTATATGACGCCTCGTGATGGAAGTTCTTCTGCGGGCATCTATCGTATCCCGCTCAAAGGAGGCAAAGCCGAAAAGCTTCCTGTCTCTCTTGCAGGCGAGAGCGGCGGCAACCTCCAGTGTTCGCCGGATGGCCGGTGGATCATCTACTCCGAAAAGAGATCGGATCAACACACCATCGTGTACTATGATGTATTGACCGGCGCCGAGCGGCGTAAGACGCTTCCGGCAGCCACCAAAGGGGTGAGCCTTTCCCCTGACGGAACAAAATTCTGTTCGGTGATGGACACGGGAATATCCGAACCGGTTTTTAAACTCTTCCTGTCCGGTTCTTTGAACATGCCCGCCGGTGTGCAGACGATCGCGCCGGTCGGATTCGCCATAAGGGGGAATTACCCGAATCCGTTCAACCAGTCCACGGTTATCGAGTACACCCTTCCCGAATCCGGGGAAGTTACTCTTGAAATATATAACGTTCTCGGCCAGAAAGTCCGTAGGCTGGTATCCGAGACCATTCAGCCGGGCCGTCATACTGCGAGGTGGGACGGCCGAACCGACAAAGGCCTGACAGTATCTACGGGAACCTATATCATGCGGCTCAGCATGGGTAAGTTTGTAGTCACGAAAAATATCATGGTGCTTAAATAA